In Microvenator marinus, one genomic interval encodes:
- a CDS encoding WD40/YVTN/BNR-like repeat-containing protein, with protein MRALLLALGTLALSINSLGCETDNTIKMERVRTPNGGSLFAATSVEVGGTPLTLAAGEFGVYQFQDEGFTRVDSQLLPSFRVPNMDHLRDTSHTLSMPRSMLFTGIDSQLWFVDSTSRPWMSQDGGRTFNFIEIPSFLPEQSLIRPIEPYRLVAGEKLHLLHPKYIWTLEDPTDIASWRAIDLNAVLLDENANELPPAIRSFLPANSLRDFDILTVLSNQLLIYRREADQEWVLTSTFPVGERQVVGFEQRNSSEGSGTTLFLATDDSVFRSDDHAETWLRFWPFEDKEIEVIYPVLEGQRQFVLVGTKNGEILRHNGAEWTEVWAQDGFAITGFHFDGENLWATALGGGALRSKDLGESWQSANQGLRAMRTHAFIVEGDEITVATNSGVFRKTIDAEWERVHATPATSLLKVPEKGLLVGTSDGKIVVPKQESIEIPIQKAPEFLPDELRRLAPRPEAVVKLARGNTRLYAWSRANGAMVSNDLGATWEPFVIPEALTNTLKGSSLTHIFQIGDEVYLMERSHHPGTPAQLWSSRQGGGTWVALRSFPPTPSPVILQMGLNQSLYAAYDDVLEVTEDGDSWTPISGPWKNGLIFGLHIDNQRAAVLSDNHGAVSLHVRENIRESSTRTFTISVDGGFTVSSVQDLVLSGSTLYILTPRGLFKGELPSGNTDYEERYPTLLAVIGTFIALWASFALLRKFG; from the coding sequence ATGAGAGCCCTCCTGCTAGCGCTGGGGACCCTGGCGTTGAGCATCAACTCGCTGGGATGCGAAACCGATAACACCATCAAAATGGAGCGTGTCCGCACTCCGAACGGAGGCTCGCTCTTCGCCGCAACCAGTGTGGAAGTTGGGGGAACTCCGCTCACCCTCGCTGCTGGGGAGTTTGGTGTCTATCAGTTTCAAGACGAGGGCTTTACCCGAGTCGACTCGCAGCTCTTGCCGTCGTTTCGTGTACCCAACATGGACCATTTGAGAGACACGTCTCATACGCTATCCATGCCGCGCTCCATGCTTTTCACGGGCATAGACTCTCAACTCTGGTTCGTGGATTCCACGTCTAGACCCTGGATGAGCCAAGACGGTGGTCGTACCTTCAATTTCATCGAGATACCCTCGTTTCTCCCCGAGCAAAGTCTCATCCGCCCCATAGAGCCTTATCGGTTGGTGGCAGGCGAAAAACTCCACCTTCTACATCCAAAATATATCTGGACCCTCGAAGACCCCACGGATATCGCCTCGTGGCGCGCCATCGATCTAAACGCGGTACTTTTGGACGAAAATGCAAACGAACTGCCTCCAGCGATTCGAAGCTTCTTGCCGGCAAACTCTCTTCGAGACTTTGATATCCTGACGGTTCTGAGCAACCAACTCCTGATCTACAGGCGTGAGGCGGACCAGGAATGGGTCCTTACATCCACGTTCCCCGTGGGAGAGAGACAAGTCGTTGGCTTCGAACAACGAAACTCCTCTGAAGGCAGCGGTACCACACTCTTCCTCGCGACCGATGACTCCGTTTTCCGAAGCGATGATCACGCCGAAACATGGCTGAGGTTCTGGCCATTTGAAGATAAGGAGATTGAGGTCATTTACCCCGTCCTTGAAGGCCAGAGGCAGTTTGTGCTCGTCGGTACGAAAAACGGGGAAATCCTGCGCCATAACGGAGCGGAGTGGACCGAAGTCTGGGCTCAAGATGGCTTCGCCATTACGGGTTTCCATTTTGATGGCGAGAACCTATGGGCCACGGCACTCGGCGGTGGCGCCCTTCGCTCCAAAGACCTCGGAGAATCCTGGCAATCCGCCAATCAAGGGCTCCGTGCGATGCGAACTCACGCCTTTATTGTCGAAGGCGACGAAATCACGGTAGCCACAAATTCAGGCGTCTTTAGGAAAACCATCGACGCGGAATGGGAACGAGTGCATGCGACACCCGCGACAAGCCTACTTAAAGTTCCCGAAAAGGGTTTGCTTGTGGGAACGTCGGACGGCAAAATCGTTGTCCCTAAGCAAGAATCCATTGAGATACCCATTCAAAAAGCGCCAGAGTTCCTCCCCGATGAGTTAAGACGCCTTGCGCCAAGGCCAGAAGCCGTTGTGAAGCTCGCGCGCGGGAATACACGACTCTATGCCTGGTCGAGAGCAAATGGCGCCATGGTCTCCAACGACCTTGGAGCTACATGGGAGCCCTTCGTCATTCCAGAGGCCCTAACCAACACACTCAAGGGCTCCAGCCTCACCCATATCTTTCAAATCGGCGACGAAGTGTATTTGATGGAACGCTCACACCATCCTGGAACTCCGGCCCAGCTCTGGTCGAGCCGCCAGGGCGGCGGAACCTGGGTCGCACTTCGAAGTTTTCCTCCGACTCCATCCCCAGTCATCTTGCAAATGGGTTTGAATCAATCTCTCTACGCCGCATACGACGATGTACTCGAAGTCACGGAAGATGGTGATTCTTGGACACCCATCTCAGGCCCATGGAAGAACGGCCTAATCTTTGGACTTCATATCGATAATCAGAGAGCCGCAGTTCTTTCCGACAATCACGGCGCCGTCTCACTACACGTGAGGGAGAACATCCGAGAGTCCAGCACTAGAACGTTCACCATCTCGGTCGATGGAGGCTTTACAGTGTCGTCCGTGCAAGACTTGGTGCTCTCCGGCTCCACGCTCTACATCTTAACCCCAAGAGGACTGTTTAAAGGTGAGTTACCCAGCGGAAACACGGACTACGAAGAGCGATATCCAACGCTCCTCGCCGTCATCGGAACGTTCATTGCACTCTGGGCGAGTTTCGCGCTGCTGAGGAAGTTCGGATGA
- a CDS encoding OmpA family protein produces MKRPLFTLLAIMAAAMFAQSVSAQDYPELQLQQFRPGTGPSDFLNVYGSKTAPHLDPDFGFYIDYADNPLKVPSATQEFNAVMESQMTLSLMANLGLWDNFEVGLLLPVTLWQTHGALDAIVPIGTDPRNASVDSFGINDIRLHAKAQFLDIMSDQVGLAFVLAGYIPVGLDDRFVGDQSFGMDAVVSADKFLIGGIRAGINLGYRYRHERVQVRDAFISDGIMWGLAGQFPLFVDSLDFIAEIDGVIGVASKPEGREGIRGTEVPAEIKGAVRYRLHEDWTLTGGMGFGLNEEAVGTPDFRVFLGIGGYWVSGGAWGYDYDKDGIYGVHDKCPMQAEDFDGHEDDDGCPDYDNDGDGIPDAMDKCPASPPGVPVGPDGCPDNDIDGDGIPNDMDKCPEDPEDIDGFQDVDGCPDPDNDGDGIPDTVDTCPNEPETFNDFMDDDGCPDNPNDKVHIARDRIIITEQVYFDTAKTSIKKQSFEILDAVIKVMKENPQIVKVRIEGHTDNRGGEQMNLELSQGRAESVLKYMTDNGIAENRLEAIGFGLTRPIRDNDTAEGRAYNRRVEFIILEMRSN; encoded by the coding sequence ATGAAGAGACCGCTTTTTACACTCTTGGCCATCATGGCAGCAGCCATGTTCGCGCAATCTGTTTCAGCGCAAGACTATCCGGAGCTCCAACTCCAACAATTCCGTCCCGGGACGGGACCATCGGATTTCCTGAATGTTTACGGCTCGAAGACCGCGCCACACCTCGACCCGGATTTCGGCTTCTACATCGACTACGCCGACAACCCGCTTAAAGTCCCATCGGCCACTCAAGAGTTCAACGCCGTGATGGAGAGCCAGATGACGCTCTCTTTGATGGCCAATCTTGGACTCTGGGATAATTTTGAGGTCGGACTTCTCTTGCCTGTAACGCTTTGGCAAACCCATGGCGCACTTGACGCGATTGTCCCGATTGGCACGGACCCGAGAAATGCCTCGGTCGATTCGTTCGGCATCAATGATATTCGTCTGCACGCAAAGGCTCAATTCCTCGATATCATGAGCGACCAGGTCGGCTTGGCCTTCGTTTTAGCAGGGTATATCCCCGTCGGCCTGGATGACCGATTTGTTGGCGACCAGTCCTTCGGAATGGATGCCGTTGTGAGTGCTGATAAGTTCCTCATTGGAGGAATCCGAGCAGGCATCAACTTGGGCTACAGATACCGACACGAACGAGTACAGGTCAGGGATGCGTTCATCAGTGATGGCATCATGTGGGGCCTTGCTGGTCAGTTCCCGCTCTTTGTGGATTCGCTAGATTTCATCGCGGAAATCGACGGTGTGATTGGAGTTGCGTCGAAACCTGAAGGCCGCGAAGGCATTCGGGGAACCGAGGTTCCCGCCGAGATCAAAGGGGCCGTTCGCTACCGATTACACGAGGACTGGACACTTACCGGCGGTATGGGGTTTGGACTGAACGAAGAAGCCGTTGGAACCCCGGATTTCCGCGTATTTTTGGGCATCGGAGGCTACTGGGTCTCGGGCGGAGCCTGGGGCTATGACTACGATAAAGACGGCATCTACGGCGTGCACGACAAATGCCCAATGCAGGCAGAAGACTTCGACGGCCACGAGGACGACGACGGCTGCCCAGACTACGACAACGACGGCGACGGAATTCCTGACGCTATGGACAAGTGCCCCGCGAGCCCACCCGGCGTTCCGGTTGGACCAGACGGCTGTCCTGACAACGATATCGACGGCGACGGTATCCCCAATGACATGGATAAGTGTCCCGAAGACCCAGAGGATATCGACGGGTTCCAAGACGTAGATGGCTGCCCCGACCCTGATAACGACGGCGACGGTATCCCAGACACCGTGGACACTTGTCCAAATGAGCCAGAGACGTTCAACGACTTCATGGACGATGATGGCTGCCCTGACAACCCGAATGATAAGGTGCACATTGCGCGCGACCGAATCATCATCACCGAACAAGTGTATTTCGATACGGCCAAGACTTCGATCAAGAAGCAGAGTTTCGAGATCCTGGACGCTGTTATCAAGGTCATGAAAGAGAACCCGCAGATCGTCAAAGTGAGGATCGAAGGGCACACGGACAACCGCGGCGGCGAGCAAATGAACCTTGAACTCAGCCAGGGACGTGCAGAATCGGTGCTCAAGTACATGACCGATAACGGAATCGCCGAGAACAGGCTCGAAGCCATAGGTTTCGGACTGACTCGCCCGATTCGCGACAATGACACGGCCGAAGGCAGAGCCTACAATCGCCGAGTCGAGTTCATCATCCTGGAGATGAGATCCAACTGA
- a CDS encoding tetratricopeptide repeat protein — protein MDAESTQNNPLGLNLDFLFGRGYLWAKNERLSDWIELDHLRMEIPDLAFPFDARSGLHRFRNTRCLVREIEISTSEVGLADLVSRAAKEVHGFDAIDVHFLDGAIHVSARVKSLGASAFISFRVALIPPEPSRADEVHVSIYDYRAYGTLPFPARILVAELMTRILSTPALRPPGRGDSFSIGIAGDILRVRPLKLLLLHLFPHVGWKLPNLSNITLDQAHIRPGRLTLRALSPENWETQKASFRTPLVATTEGGRALAAYEAKDLFSHGDQAIFDRQLPQALDQFFGYRDIYGNHPELIARLFDLLLADPSVSNLAHLDAICDELEREDPDDLNAAVARMRAARVRSDNARSIASLKRIAELLHQRGETLDWILCQLSLAELLESQSPKEAAAILREILRVSPRNQIVLEQLKRIYENESESAGVEDVLKRLTGVYTDREKLTQTYLELAQHLMNRQGELAEARVYLERVLRLDPTQLDALYTLGESYLLSLEPLRALKAFGSAARSAQVRQQNSRASQLHEKAAKIWLEHVQDPQQALLSARRALELSDERPDAERADLLRWVADLCATHDRLDEAVTYLVGALEILERKSSKEEEIEIHHKLAEIFTLRQRDDSAASHLRRVLELAPADPVAATKLEEHYKLSGSPEQLLELFRFLENQRDSKADKAELALKTADVFKHLGMIEDAASALERALDLGHPRALDHLTQLLERSQLFGRLRDVLARKLPQIEERDARWEVLVSLGRTSLFGLADAPAATRYYMEALQVRPTQLEALYGARDALEVIVSKDYHAPSPVGQGPASRLLERIVSRLAEVSPDHELQRDALIRLAELATLRGDQEQARVASERASGLARSGKVDERLDELLGNPFEEVTSPEEAKEPANVHEFRREFEQTIKKPHSIPPLESLSAKSLVPKGLSAPKPQDFVQKVNDARASDDPSELAGALEALVTAAKEGRVLLDADEIVRHSKELGELYYYDLEESKPALAHLEFVRESDPEGVGAQPGIMNALEAIYEETGHAEGRIKILEERLARAESEEMDTVYRLLLAQLIWETFGDRDRAGTWLNRILEKEPRHEAAHRLLAEIARELEDWEAAAEHLRTVLAVSSGGLDSVETERELAKILSDHLGKPRQAIQHLRSVLEAAPGDSGALNMLKSAQVKLGDWKGYTESLLLELSLLTGRKDLDVPALTTLEAESIPTPLRIPASQIVSDLAHVVEAELESLDEARHLWKLVHRLWPDHVEALERRIEINRKLGAKRDLAQDLEAYADLLLDPNERFRVLRESGLLHHEIGETDAARVLLTQAIAIAESADVATDKVDEVRRALQALTT, from the coding sequence ATGGACGCGGAATCGACTCAAAACAACCCACTTGGCCTCAACCTCGATTTTCTTTTCGGGAGGGGATACCTCTGGGCAAAGAATGAAAGGCTCAGCGACTGGATTGAACTCGACCACCTCCGAATGGAGATTCCAGACCTCGCCTTCCCATTCGACGCGCGCTCAGGACTTCATCGCTTCCGAAATACCCGGTGCTTGGTGCGAGAAATCGAGATCTCCACTTCGGAAGTCGGACTCGCGGATCTCGTCTCGAGAGCCGCTAAAGAAGTCCACGGCTTCGATGCCATCGATGTGCATTTCCTAGATGGAGCGATCCATGTATCCGCCCGCGTAAAGTCCCTCGGTGCAAGCGCATTCATAAGTTTCCGAGTCGCACTGATCCCTCCTGAGCCCTCCCGCGCGGACGAAGTACACGTCTCGATATACGATTATCGGGCCTACGGAACACTCCCTTTCCCCGCACGGATTCTGGTCGCTGAGCTCATGACCCGAATACTATCGACTCCGGCGCTTCGCCCCCCTGGGCGCGGAGACTCGTTCTCGATTGGAATCGCCGGAGACATCCTGCGGGTTAGACCTCTAAAACTGCTCTTGCTCCACCTCTTTCCGCACGTCGGGTGGAAGCTTCCAAATCTTTCGAATATCACGCTTGACCAAGCTCATATTCGCCCTGGCCGCTTGACATTACGCGCGCTCTCCCCTGAGAACTGGGAGACTCAAAAGGCCTCGTTCAGAACGCCTTTGGTGGCCACCACGGAAGGCGGGCGCGCGCTAGCGGCATACGAGGCCAAAGACCTCTTCTCGCACGGTGACCAGGCGATCTTTGACCGTCAACTGCCGCAGGCCCTCGACCAGTTCTTTGGCTATCGAGACATCTACGGCAACCATCCAGAACTCATCGCTCGACTCTTCGACCTTTTGCTCGCCGACCCAAGCGTCTCGAACCTCGCGCATCTCGATGCAATCTGTGACGAGCTCGAACGGGAAGATCCCGATGATTTGAACGCCGCAGTCGCACGCATGCGCGCCGCGAGAGTTCGCTCGGATAATGCACGGTCCATCGCATCATTGAAGAGAATTGCCGAGCTCCTGCATCAACGCGGCGAGACGCTCGATTGGATCCTTTGCCAGCTCTCGTTGGCCGAATTACTTGAGAGCCAATCTCCCAAAGAGGCGGCGGCGATTCTGCGCGAGATTCTCCGGGTGTCCCCTCGAAATCAAATCGTGCTCGAACAGCTCAAACGAATCTACGAAAACGAGTCCGAGAGCGCCGGGGTAGAAGACGTCCTAAAGCGACTAACCGGCGTTTATACTGACCGCGAGAAGTTGACACAGACCTATCTAGAACTCGCTCAACACCTCATGAATCGGCAGGGAGAACTCGCCGAAGCACGCGTGTATCTCGAACGTGTATTGAGGCTCGACCCGACCCAATTGGACGCTCTTTACACGCTCGGCGAGTCGTATTTGCTAAGCCTTGAGCCCTTGAGAGCCTTGAAGGCATTTGGCTCCGCAGCGAGATCCGCCCAGGTTCGTCAGCAAAACTCGAGGGCCTCGCAACTCCACGAAAAGGCCGCGAAGATTTGGCTCGAACACGTTCAGGACCCACAACAGGCCTTGCTTAGCGCACGCCGTGCACTCGAACTATCCGACGAGCGCCCCGACGCTGAACGCGCTGACCTTCTGAGATGGGTTGCCGACCTCTGCGCCACGCATGACCGACTCGACGAAGCCGTCACCTACCTCGTGGGGGCTCTGGAGATTCTCGAGCGCAAGTCGAGCAAAGAAGAGGAGATCGAAATCCACCACAAATTGGCGGAGATCTTCACCCTCAGACAAAGGGATGATTCGGCGGCCTCTCATTTGAGGCGAGTCCTCGAACTCGCCCCGGCTGATCCCGTGGCCGCCACCAAGCTCGAAGAACACTACAAGCTCTCGGGCTCGCCAGAACAGCTTCTAGAACTCTTCAGATTTCTTGAAAATCAACGCGACTCAAAGGCCGACAAAGCGGAACTTGCGCTCAAAACTGCCGACGTATTCAAGCATCTAGGCATGATCGAAGATGCAGCATCAGCCCTTGAACGGGCACTCGACCTTGGCCACCCGCGCGCGCTCGACCATTTGACTCAACTTCTCGAAAGAAGCCAACTCTTTGGAAGACTTCGAGATGTCCTCGCGCGAAAGCTGCCTCAGATCGAAGAAAGAGATGCGAGGTGGGAAGTATTGGTCTCGCTGGGCCGAACATCTCTCTTCGGGCTCGCGGACGCGCCTGCAGCGACCCGCTACTATATGGAAGCACTGCAGGTCCGGCCTACGCAGCTCGAGGCCCTCTACGGCGCGAGAGATGCGCTTGAGGTCATCGTCTCCAAGGACTACCACGCCCCCTCACCGGTGGGCCAAGGACCGGCTTCGAGACTTCTCGAACGTATCGTCTCGAGACTCGCAGAGGTCAGCCCGGACCACGAGCTACAGCGCGACGCACTGATTCGACTGGCCGAGCTCGCGACCCTTCGCGGTGACCAAGAGCAGGCTCGGGTTGCCTCGGAGCGCGCATCAGGATTGGCTCGAAGCGGAAAAGTCGATGAGAGACTCGACGAACTTCTTGGAAACCCTTTTGAAGAAGTTACTTCGCCAGAAGAGGCCAAAGAGCCAGCGAATGTGCACGAGTTTAGGCGCGAGTTCGAACAAACGATTAAGAAGCCGCACTCGATTCCGCCACTCGAGTCGTTGAGTGCGAAGAGCCTTGTTCCTAAGGGGCTCAGCGCCCCCAAACCTCAAGACTTTGTCCAAAAGGTCAATGACGCTCGCGCAAGCGACGATCCGAGCGAACTCGCTGGGGCGCTAGAAGCCCTGGTAACTGCCGCAAAAGAAGGACGCGTCCTGTTGGACGCGGATGAAATCGTTCGCCACTCCAAGGAGCTGGGTGAGCTCTACTACTACGACCTCGAAGAGTCTAAGCCAGCCCTCGCTCATCTCGAATTTGTGCGGGAATCCGACCCTGAGGGTGTTGGGGCACAGCCGGGCATCATGAATGCGCTCGAGGCTATTTATGAAGAAACCGGGCATGCCGAAGGCCGAATCAAAATCCTTGAAGAGAGGCTCGCGCGCGCTGAATCGGAAGAGATGGACACCGTCTATCGGCTCCTTTTGGCTCAACTGATCTGGGAAACTTTTGGGGACAGAGATCGGGCCGGCACCTGGCTCAACCGCATTCTCGAAAAAGAGCCCAGGCACGAAGCCGCGCATCGACTCCTCGCTGAAATCGCAAGGGAGCTCGAAGACTGGGAAGCCGCTGCAGAACACCTGCGGACCGTACTCGCGGTCTCGTCTGGCGGCTTGGATTCCGTCGAAACCGAGCGTGAGCTCGCCAAAATCCTCAGCGATCATCTCGGAAAGCCAAGACAAGCCATTCAACACTTGAGAAGTGTTCTCGAAGCCGCACCGGGCGACTCTGGCGCGCTCAATATGCTCAAGAGTGCGCAGGTGAAGCTCGGCGATTGGAAAGGATACACAGAGAGCCTGCTTCTCGAGCTGAGCCTCTTGACCGGACGTAAAGATTTGGACGTCCCGGCACTAACTACGCTTGAGGCCGAGTCCATCCCGACCCCGCTCAGGATTCCAGCGAGTCAAATCGTCTCGGATTTGGCCCATGTGGTTGAAGCCGAGCTCGAGAGTTTGGACGAAGCACGGCACCTTTGGAAGCTCGTACACCGACTTTGGCCAGACCATGTTGAAGCACTCGAGCGGCGTATCGAGATCAATCGCAAGCTTGGCGCCAAGCGCGACCTCGCCCAAGACCTCGAAGCCTACGCAGACTTGCTCCTTGACCCCAATGAGCGCTTTCGAGTTCTTCGTGAAAGCGGCCTTTTACATCACGAAATCGGCGAAACAGACGCGGCACGGGTTCTTCTGACCCAAGCTATCGCCATCGCAGAATCTGCGGACGTTGCCACGGACAAGGTGGATGAAGTAAGAAGAGCACTTCAGGCACTCACAACTTAA
- a CDS encoding hybrid sensor histidine kinase/response regulator gives MAPQLAGAAALQFSVALVLFNLYLREHSEYLKWWSISYSLSALRHILGVLFIYTGAEFTNVGMHLTLIFAGVFLLHGTALLAGAQNLKWWFSLGLLVSGWMLVGSNLEWSFLTVTMPVFLFRGFTDLLAGIVLLRSVKARGLGKWVASASFILWGFHRFNYPFLRPLDWFAPWGFALASVLGVVTGLGLLVLHYDRAKAEGEASEASFRDMFENALDGYIRNDRQGVILAANPALVAMLGYSSEAELLAKNLRDDIWESPQDWAYIRDVDGVVDGLEAKWRKRDGRLIHVVIRVRQVVRDHVEYFEGSVRDLTENRMLEEQLELGRRLEAVGRLAGGVAHDFNNILTAVLSGVDMMEHELAQGRDPTEDLEAIRVAAMRAAELSNQLLAFSRADGGKVVPVQVSATLRTLELMLTRILPRDVELNITIASEDWVMAQGGALERVLLNLAVNAQDAMPGGGRLEISVGPHSDGVICLKVSDTGEGIDAGLLNSIFEPYFTTKGDEGTGLGLFNVYRIIDSMGGEIRVESSKDAGTTFEMLLPTCIPPDDDGKLPEVEVDGESRCVMVVEDKEIVRRSLVATLKSANFQVVAASSAEEAKAILEEGREIDLLISDIMMEGASGVELVEELRDVRPEIPYLLISGFVSDELRRRILDSQNFLSKPFGARTLLERVGLLLGE, from the coding sequence TTGGCACCACAGTTGGCGGGAGCGGCAGCCTTGCAATTTTCGGTGGCTCTGGTCCTCTTCAACCTCTATCTGCGTGAGCATTCCGAGTATCTAAAGTGGTGGTCCATCTCTTATTCGTTGAGTGCATTGCGTCACATTCTGGGGGTGCTCTTTATTTACACCGGTGCCGAGTTTACCAATGTTGGAATGCACTTGACGCTGATTTTCGCCGGCGTGTTCCTTCTACACGGCACGGCCTTGCTCGCCGGCGCTCAGAATCTTAAATGGTGGTTTTCACTTGGTTTGCTCGTGTCCGGATGGATGCTAGTCGGATCGAACCTCGAATGGTCATTCCTAACCGTGACCATGCCAGTTTTCCTCTTCCGAGGATTTACAGATCTCTTGGCGGGCATTGTGCTCTTAAGGAGCGTAAAGGCGCGGGGCCTTGGCAAATGGGTGGCGTCGGCGAGTTTTATTCTCTGGGGTTTTCACCGATTCAACTATCCCTTCTTGCGGCCTTTGGACTGGTTCGCACCGTGGGGCTTTGCGCTGGCTTCGGTGCTTGGCGTGGTGACGGGGCTTGGACTTTTGGTCCTGCACTACGACCGTGCAAAGGCGGAAGGCGAGGCGAGTGAGGCCTCGTTCCGAGACATGTTTGAAAACGCGTTGGACGGGTACATTCGAAACGACCGTCAAGGTGTGATCCTTGCTGCAAATCCAGCGCTTGTTGCCATGCTCGGGTATTCGAGTGAAGCCGAACTGCTAGCGAAGAACCTTCGCGATGATATCTGGGAGTCCCCTCAAGATTGGGCGTACATCCGAGACGTAGACGGCGTAGTTGATGGCCTCGAAGCAAAGTGGCGAAAGCGAGATGGCCGCCTTATTCACGTTGTGATTCGGGTTCGGCAGGTGGTCAGAGATCATGTCGAATACTTTGAGGGGTCGGTCCGGGACTTGACCGAGAATCGGATGTTGGAGGAGCAGCTCGAGCTCGGCCGAAGGCTAGAGGCTGTGGGCAGATTGGCAGGAGGCGTTGCGCACGACTTCAACAATATTCTGACGGCAGTTTTGTCCGGCGTGGATATGATGGAACACGAGCTCGCACAGGGCCGAGACCCTACCGAGGACTTGGAGGCCATTCGCGTGGCGGCGATGCGCGCTGCGGAGCTTTCGAATCAGCTCTTGGCGTTCAGCCGTGCGGACGGCGGAAAGGTTGTCCCCGTTCAGGTCAGTGCCACTCTGCGGACGCTGGAGTTGATGTTGACGCGTATCCTTCCGCGAGATGTGGAGCTCAACATCACCATTGCCTCCGAAGATTGGGTGATGGCGCAAGGTGGGGCGTTGGAAAGAGTGTTGCTCAATCTGGCGGTCAACGCTCAGGATGCGATGCCTGGGGGTGGTCGGCTCGAGATTTCAGTGGGGCCTCATTCCGACGGGGTGATTTGCCTCAAGGTCTCAGATACCGGCGAGGGGATCGATGCTGGTTTGTTGAACTCGATTTTCGAGCCTTATTTCACGACAAAAGGCGATGAAGGTACGGGCCTCGGCCTCTTCAATGTTTATCGCATCATCGACTCAATGGGCGGTGAAATTCGCGTTGAAAGTTCCAAGGATGCCGGCACCACATTTGAAATGCTTTTGCCCACCTGTATTCCTCCGGATGATGACGGTAAATTGCCTGAGGTTGAGGTTGATGGGGAGAGTCGATGCGTGATGGTGGTTGAGGACAAGGAAATCGTGCGGCGAAGTCTTGTGGCCACGCTCAAGAGCGCCAATTTCCAGGTGGTGGCCGCATCGAGCGCCGAAGAGGCCAAAGCTATTCTGGAGGAAGGGCGCGAGATTGACTTGCTCATCAGCGATATCATGATGGAAGGCGCATCAGGTGTGGAGTTGGTGGAGGAATTGCGGGACGTGCGACCTGAGATTCCTTATCTTCTGATTTCTGGTTTCGTCTCCGACGAGTTGAGGCGGCGAATCTTGGATAGTCAGAACTTTCTGTCCAAGCCCTTTGGTGCGCGCACGCTTCTCGAGCGCGTGGGTCTACTCTTGGGCGAGTAG